From a region of the Romeriopsis navalis LEGE 11480 genome:
- a CDS encoding serine/threonine protein kinase, with amino-acid sequence MQLNAGRLLQGGKYIINHPLETQGFGITYLGTQTEQGQSVVLKTLHPALYKSRAFGRLRDRFIHIASELTHCHHPNLMRVNEIFQEGEWPFVVAEYVHGKSLAELVQPGRPLAEMEALHYIRAIAAGIETGHRHGLVHGNLKPENIIRRAGGNACVVVGYGISAERMLAAVQYAVPGFPHTFTAPEQIGPTGDRLQSADLYSGAALLYYMLTGEPPLAATDRQQPGNRQSPLPLLSMIKPSLQQVIRQGLSLNPQNRPPSLNAWLKLFPGAKQLHTIAKPERLNAPAPPAAPTTPATELSPPTTKIQAQTQLESPASTEIQPAAATPEMPAAATPQSPIPSFNTLPKTVLDPPTSTTDTTAPDQQSTDTGSTPERPAFRREPIAEPPAIDQPTPEPPNPRPRFRRQPIPQNTPEPAMAAAGMSIAPPKSSQADQQLQQRPIRPYPQLPPQASPQRFTLKRVLIAGTLLATIGGVAFGLVLRFSAKQTPVGGGFFEADQSFPNRKWEGSLAPSGFEDAPIENSTNAIPPRRNRTEAPADRPPEPETFDREPIINTPRREPEPTQPIRPRRNRQPNSEDAAPAITDAPIESPESSAAPPIENPPEALAPTNDAPPIPEAVAPPIDDAPPEPAAPAPIAPIDAAPPAE; translated from the coding sequence ATGCAACTAAACGCTGGCAGGCTGCTCCAAGGGGGCAAATACATCATCAACCATCCCCTGGAAACCCAAGGGTTTGGCATCACCTACTTGGGCACCCAAACCGAGCAGGGACAATCGGTTGTCTTAAAAACCTTGCATCCAGCGCTCTACAAAAGTCGCGCCTTTGGACGACTGCGCGATCGCTTTATTCATATCGCCAGCGAATTAACCCATTGCCATCACCCGAATTTAATGCGGGTCAACGAGATTTTCCAAGAAGGGGAATGGCCGTTTGTCGTGGCGGAATACGTCCACGGTAAGAGTCTGGCGGAGCTCGTCCAGCCCGGTCGCCCATTGGCCGAAATGGAAGCCTTGCACTATATCCGTGCGATCGCCGCGGGCATCGAAACCGGCCATCGTCATGGCCTGGTTCATGGCAATCTAAAACCCGAAAATATCATTCGGCGGGCCGGTGGCAATGCCTGTGTCGTCGTTGGTTATGGCATTAGTGCCGAACGGATGCTCGCCGCCGTGCAATACGCCGTACCGGGATTCCCCCATACGTTCACCGCCCCCGAACAAATCGGCCCGACGGGTGATCGACTCCAAAGTGCCGACTTATACAGTGGCGCCGCCCTGCTTTACTACATGCTAACGGGGGAACCGCCCTTAGCCGCGACCGATCGCCAACAGCCGGGCAATCGACAGTCGCCGTTACCGCTGTTGTCAATGATCAAGCCCAGCCTGCAGCAGGTGATTCGGCAGGGATTATCCCTCAATCCGCAAAATCGACCGCCCAGCCTCAATGCCTGGCTCAAACTCTTCCCTGGAGCCAAACAGCTCCATACAATTGCCAAACCCGAACGGCTCAACGCGCCAGCACCGCCAGCCGCGCCAACAACACCCGCAACCGAACTTTCGCCCCCCACAACCAAAATCCAAGCCCAAACCCAACTCGAATCACCGGCCAGCACCGAAATTCAACCAGCGGCCGCGACGCCCGAAATGCCCGCCGCAGCCACCCCTCAATCCCCCATACCCAGCTTTAATACTTTGCCCAAGACCGTTTTAGACCCTCCGACGAGCACAACGGATACCACCGCCCCCGACCAACAATCGACGGACACCGGTAGCACACCCGAACGCCCCGCTTTTCGGCGCGAACCCATCGCGGAACCACCAGCGATCGACCAACCCACACCAGAGCCCCCCAACCCACGACCCCGGTTCCGGCGCCAACCCATCCCACAGAACACACCCGAACCCGCGATGGCTGCCGCTGGCATGTCGATCGCCCCACCCAAAAGTAGCCAAGCCGATCAACAACTGCAGCAACGGCCAATTCGGCCCTATCCCCAACTCCCACCACAAGCAAGCCCACAGCGGTTCACCCTTAAACGCGTCCTGATTGCCGGCACACTCTTAGCCACGATCGGGGGCGTCGCCTTTGGCCTAGTCCTGCGCTTTAGTGCAAAGCAGACCCCGGTTGGAGGTGGCTTTTTTGAAGCCGATCAATCGTTTCCAAATCGCAAATGGGAAGGGAGTCTGGCCCCCAGTGGCTTTGAAGATGCGCCGATCGAGAACTCCACAAATGCCATCCCGCCCCGGCGCAACCGCACAGAAGCACCAGCAGACAGGCCTCCCGAACCCGAAACATTCGACCGCGAACCGATCATCAATACACCGCGGCGCGAGCCCGAACCGACACAACCCATCCGCCCCCGCCGTAACCGTCAGCCAAATTCCGAAGACGCCGCCCCTGCCATCACCGATGCCCCGATCGAATCACCAGAATCAAGTGCCGCACCACCGATCGAAAATCCGCCTGAGGCCCTGGCTCCGACCAATGACGCGCCGCCCATACCCGAAGCCGTAGCGCCGCCGATCGACGACGCGCCACCTGAGCCCGCAGCACCAGCACCAATTGCGCCGATCGACGCCGCGCCCCCCGCCGAATAA